In Cryptomeria japonica chromosome 1, Sugi_1.0, whole genome shotgun sequence, the sequence GAGCAATCGGTTTGATGCCTATGATTGATCAGGTATGTATCGATAATTTGGTATAGTGGAAGCAATTCTTTGATACTTTTAGTATGTCAAGTTTCTCACAGGTCAGAGTACAGATACCTTAGATCTTAAAGGTGTATTTGTGTACTCTGGTTGTCCTTTGCTTAATAGGAATGATAATATACTGAATGCATTTGATTTCTTATATATTACCATTAATAGTAAAGTTTTGTAAGCTATACGCTTTGATAAAAGCTATCTATTTTTCTACACCTTCTATCTTGAGTTTTTCTTGACAGCATatagagaagaaaaataaaaacaaagttgTCGTGGACGCATTCCTTCTCGCATCAACTGTTGTTCATCTCTTACATTTTAAAATGAGAACGCGGAAAAGTTTCCAAGACATCTATGGAACATTCTAATACAAAGACGTCTAAAAATGAACAAGAAAGGCTTCTAAATGCTGAAAATAAACTTAATGTGACAGTTTAAAAATAGAATGTTAGTATTAGGTTCTACTTGGATTATTGCAGTTCTGTGAATTGTGAGATatgttcttctcaatgttttttagTTTTAggatttatacatacatatacatataacaaTTTATTTTCTACATTATTCAAATGACAAAACTACCAAATttattacaataatatatatatatatatatatataacaatttattttctatattattcAAATGGTACAACTACCAaatttattacaatatatgaaataCTTTTCTTTTATGTATTGGATTACAATCTTCAATTTAAtgcaaatattaaataatatatatcaaaattaagtaaCATGTACCAATTGTGGTTGGAGTTAGGGTTAAAGTTAGCTTTAGgttagggtaaaattagggttcCATTCTAAGATAAAGCTTAGCATAGGGCTACTATCCTAGGATtagtaatattaaataatatatatcaaaattaagtaaCATATACCAATTGTGGTTGGAGGTACCAATTGTGGTTGGAGTTAGGGTTAAAGTTAGCTTTAGGTTAGGGTAAAATTAGGCTTCCATTCTAAGATAAAGCTTAGGATAGGGCTAGGGTTAGTATTAGGGTTCAAATAGGGTCAAAATTAGTTATCCTCGTTTAAAACCTCCCATACTTTTAGTTCAGTGACTATTTATGGTAGTGCAGGCCGTTGAGACTACTAATAATCCCAACTCGCAATTTAAAGTCTAAGATTTGGATGATATACAAGCATGAGAAACACAAGAGAAATGTTTCGTTATCCTCATTTCACAATTGCCACTACAAGCGAACAACAAATTATAAAAACCAAACCAGCAAATCAAGCTCGAGAGGTTTGATCATAAATCGTTTCTGGTACTTAAAAGTTAAAAATTGAATATTTTCATGTAGTGAAAGGTTTCATCAATGTATTATTATAGTGTACACAAATGGGAGTTTCGACTCGTATAGGTTTTTTTGAACAATTGGTTTGAATTTGTGGAAAAGGCATTTCAATATATTTAGAAGAAACAATGAATagataaaatattgttttaatgatGAAAAAAGGTAGATTAAATGAGTGGATAAATGGGTCTTTATGATGAAAAGACTAAGTAGTTAAATTCATCTACAAAATGGATGTCGTTCCACATATTCAAGAAGAATATGTAGAAATTTTGGAAATGGTTTGTAATTTGTTATTACAACTATGGTTTTAAGAATAAACTGAAATAGTGAAGATTTCACTATTAATATAAATCTTAGATTTAACTTTTAACATATATTACTATCGGCTTTACTATTGCACTTCTATTTGATGCAAGCGCTAGTATATAGTGTAGTACACAGCATATCAAAGTGAAAGAAAAGAAATATCATTGAtgttattttttctttaaattccttaacattctgaagatggatcatagagtgtgatccaaaacattgatgataaaaattcACATACATTCAAATACAGAAGTAACAAAGTGAAAGAAACAccatatcaacattaaactacaaCATCGATATAAAGATGAGTTACAACATCGATGACTAGCAATATGATGTCTGTACTGGATGCCCTTCACTTAATAAACTTCACAGGGATAACTTGGAATATTGCATAGATACTTTGAATAAGGAGTCGATTTCTCATTAGCCTGAAAACAATCGAAATCTAAATTGCCAATTCAGGCATAGGTATGGAACTTGAGTCCTGGAATACTCGAATTTTTCTTCGTCGCAGGTTCAATATGACTTGTGTATGTCCATACAGAAAATATAGCCagacaaattaaaaaatttataaaatttataaataaattaaaaaaaaaactacaataTCTACTGTTAATTGATTCAATGCTTTAACTTCAATTTGTTTTACCTTTTTGTTCTCTTTACAAATGAAAaatttattatttctatttttaatTTGTGCTGTTTTACAGCAGTATTTGGTGCCTGAAGCACCCCCAGATACAACCAGGAAATGCCTCGGTAAAGGAGGCCCTGCTCCGATACGAAATAATGAACTCAAGCTGAACCCAACTTTTCCGGGCAGTACCCAGACCAGAATCAGAACAAGGTTTCTACCAGATATAGGTATAGATTTGGTTGGCTCAGGAACCGAATTCCCACAGATAGAAGTCATCAAGTTTTTGGTATGCTGTTAAGGACAATTCGCTCAGTTTTagccaaagttcccagactcggactcggcttggACTTGGCAAGGCCAACTCGACTTGTGACTCGGTTATGACTAGGCAACGACTCGGCAATGACACTGCAAAattaaaaaaacccttgaaatttacagatttttaatgatttaaaacttgtttcatgcacccattattgaataaagcttaaagatactataacatcatcaaatagaagctaatttgatcacatacataaacatacatccatcacatgcgtagaaatgtaaattgtagctgaaggaaatagaaaacatagatatatagagttataaatgttgtcaaatatatataaaatccatgacatcaaatgttcccaaGCATATATGTAATTGTAAACAAAAACAAAGTCTATGGCTCAAGCTCTAGCTCATCCTCAGCCTCAGCCTCAGAGTAGTTTGTCTGCCTCCTACAAAagtgtctaaggtaggtcctggatgactgagtagccatagtctctgcctgtggggtgccacaatgatcaacattagttgtgcctgtgccggatcgtgctctatcctcctcctctgccatagccacagcctcagcctctctgtctaCCATGTTTGACATGCCGTGACACGAGTCCTGGAGCTCAGACTTGGTGAGTTTTACCATAACTCACCTGACTCGAACGAGTCAGGTGAGTTATGAGAAAAACTCGCCAAGTCCGAGTCACGAGTTGTCAAAACTTGCCGAGCTTGGCTCAACTTGCCAACTCGGCAAACTTGCCTGACTCACGAGGAGTTTTGATACTCTGGTTTTAGCAAAGCACAGCACTTGCATGTTTAAATGAGGCTGCTGGGACTAATCAATGCATGTGAACTTTCAGTAGTTTGTTCGTTAAAATTAGCAGCGTCTCGTGTGGGACACAACCTTTACAATTTCAAAGGGTACTGGTACCCATAAAATTTCCTACCTCAATATGAAGCACTAACAGACAGAAAAACTTAAGCCAGCTTCCAAAAATTCCTCAGAGCATGAATTTTGCCTGAATAAGACATGATCCATCCACTTCTTAAAGAGCCCATTCCAGCATCTCTAGCTTTCACATCCTGCTCTGAACCCAAGCAGTCCAAAACCCTTACACGTTAAGGTCCTAAACACTTCATCCAAATCAGCAGCCCAGTTTTGCCTCTTTCAAACTACATTCTTCCGACTCCATACTCTCTATCAGTTCACCTGTAGTTTTTCCATTTTATTTCAATTAGTTGTGATGATCAACAAGCTCTGCACCATGAATTTATACAGTTTCTTCATTCTTTCGGAGAGGTAAATTCTCATCCTTCCTTTTTGAATTCTCAAATTTTGCTTCTAAATTGTTCCCTCAAGTACTCATTCAACTCCCTACTAAGAAAAATTATAAAAAGAGACACTATAGAAGATATCCAACAGTCGACAAAGAAATTTAAAAATATCCATAATCTGATATCCTTCACTTCTGCATCTAGTTTATTTAAGATTCGCCAATTTGATAGTTGATGAGCTATTTACTGGTTTGCTTTCCTACAAATTCAAACATTTTGTTTGATCTTAAGTTAGTTTGTTTTATGCTGACAAGCTGTGAGAGTCCATCCTCGCACCCCAGCTAATCACTTGCATTCCAAGATGATACCACAACTACATCTACAAACTGTCCCAATCCTAGAAAGAGCTCGTTTTGGCATAATTAATATACAGCATATCCTTAAAAAGTATCACTTCCAAGATCTGAAATGTCTTTTTTGGAACCCTAATTAAAGGTCTTCTTGGGTGGCTCTTATGCCTACCACTAAAACTTCCAGACACAAATCTACCAAATCGAAAAATGTACATGCAGCAACCAGTGGAAGGTACTAGTGACTAAAACTACTTGAAATACCTCTATACAAAGACTAATTCAAATTAATTTGCAGAGGGAGAATCCATTGAGAGAAAACCTCAATACTTAACTAGTCATTATACAAACAAAACCATAACAGCACATTCATCAATTTATGGTTGCTTCATCACAAAACAAAGTAAGCGTAAGTTTCTTATTGAACTTGGAAGAACAAAAATCAAAGGTTCATTCGGTGAGGCTTACTAAACTCTTCTTTTTAAATCATTATAGGTCAATAATTATACAAGCCTGCaagatcattaaaaaaaaattctgaaatactatGATTAAAGCTAACTGGTCTCATGGCTCAAAGACATCCAATATCATTCCAAGTATACATAAAGCATTATGTGGTCCAAAATAAACGTTTAAAAAACTTTGAAAGAGAGTTTCACCAAAATGTTGATAAAAATATCCTTTCATCAAGCACAATCCCTTTTAACACTCCCCTGAAATGGATGAGTAAAATTTTAGAGGGACAAAGTCTTCTAAGAGCAATCTTCACTCAGCTGAAGCATAATAAGTAAAGTTTTGCGACACTAAGAATTTGAGAGAAAACTAAAGCTATACTGACTACAAAACAAAAGTTGTTTGGTGTTGGATTGCAACAAAAAATTAAAAGAACACAAGTTCTCCGCAAGCCACATGATGCAGCACATGTATATCCATCATTACAACCAAAATCAGGGCATTTCTGTCAGTCACGGTAGATTAAACATCGTCCTCATAGCCAAGACAATAAAAAGGCTCTGGTACAGCTTCTACAGAACATGCCAACATAATACCTCAAACTGAGCTAAGGCATCTTAGTTATATACCAAACCTTATTAATCTCTTGGCAATAAAAAACTAATACGCCTCGACATTCAGAATCATCAGAAAACTCATCCATAAATACATGATAGAAAACTAATTTGCCTTACCAAATAAAACCTCCATTCATCTGGAATTGCTTAAGCCTTTCTTTCTCTTATTCGACCTTCTCAGTAAAAGGCCATTTGTTTCTTCGATACATAGCCTTCACCTGCTTCTCTTGCTCTTGGGGATCAAGCCTCCAAGACTGAAAAAGCTCTCTTACAGTCACATGGCTAAAAATTCGAAGAAAAGGGCTATCCAAAATTATATGATAACCACGGGGTAAACTCTCATCCTCTTCAAGAAGAACAGACTGATACCCTTTTGGAAGAGAAGCATCATGACTTAAAGGAATAGGTTCATATTCTAAATGCTCAGCTTCCAGGCTTTCTTTGATACCAAAGTTCTGCTCAAAATCCGAAATTAAAACCACGGTGGGTATATCCTTATAAAGCACAAAATCCCTTCTGCAATCTGAGTTAACTATATTTTTTAAAAGGGTGGGAATTTGGTCCTGCGAAAAGCATGTTGCCCTAGTATGCTGTCCCTTCATGTGATAGAAGCTTTCAGTCCATTCCTCAGAAAATGGCCTGTAACGTTTGTTCTTCTTGGCTGTTTCAATTAATTCCCTTTTTGCCTGAATGAAGCTCACAAATTGAGGGATAAAGTAGTCAAGACTATTGTAGAAGGATTTGCTTACAGGAATCGTAGGGTTAGCTGCTGCAACAGGACGGTTAAAGTTATTCGAAGACGGCGAGCTTCGAATTTTGGTTGATGCATTTGTTTTGATTTTACTACATTTGTAAGCATTTGTGCACACAGACTTACCATATCTACGCGCTATGGGTTCAGGGTGTATCCATTGTTGATCAAGTGAAGCCCACGACCTTACAGCAGGAACAGAGGAAATTGCTTTAGAGAATGTACAAAAAACCGTCGCCATTCTTTTGCACAAGAATTTCCAGGTGTCagagaaaagaaaaatttcatgttTTCGATGTCATTGTTAGGTATGTAGGGTTTTGAAGTAGTCTTTTGAAGCTACCTCGATATCTGTGAGGGTTTACAATGATGGAACGGAGCACCGTGGGAATGGCTTAAATTTGATAGCGTTTTTGCGGGAAAACACAATCAAATTTTAAGAACATGTATCAAATGAAAAGAAATGTTTTGAGTTtaggttatttttatttttattctaaaaTATATCATGCTTTAATATTTAAAGATCAATTTGTTCAACgagttgagcttaactggttaactggttaaaacattgggttctcactctGGAGACCCatgttcaattcccaatagggacatctaaagtggaattctaagttgtaactcttggccttccataggatggggagggtcttgggtcaatctaatcaaacataataataataataatatttcaaaatattgcggctacggtctattacctatcaaaaataataataataataatatttaaagacCAATTTTAAAATGGacaactgttttttttttttattgtttaaaagtATGAATCAACTATCAACTTTAGGTCATGAGATTCATAGATCTCAAATGAGGTTCAAATTTCCTATCAATGACTTTGTATGGTTTGATGTACATACATTTTAAACTCTTTGAAATGCTAGAATGATTTTGCACCTCACATATCTAGAAATCTGAGCTACTTTAGTGGATGACATGCTCAAATTTCTTTGGAGATTTTTTTACCACTTATAGTCTATTGTTTTTCCATGTGCTTATCGTAAGTaactattaaataatattttttagccCTTTCTTATCCCTTCACAAGAGACTTTATGTAATGATGAGATTTGCATACTAGTATCATATTTCATTTAGTTATGTGATCATTTTATTATGAGTTCCTTGAAATACCAACATATTAACAAATGGTGTTATTTGTGTAAAATTGTGACCCTTACCTTATGCATCCCCCATTGCATCATTATGCTTACACATTCACCCTACCCATACTCTAATTGCACCTATTTATGCACATATTCATAAACATGAGTTTCCTACATTTATATGTTCAAATTTTAGTCTTGGGTCAAGTCTATGGTTACAATGTCAACTAAACACAAATTTGtgaattcttgttgcatcttaatATTAAAAGGTATTTAATACATTTATTTTAGACATTAATGATGTTGACAATTAAATTCACATTGCACGCCTCAAAtgaaattgtagcgtcctaaaattgcgacacttgcaatttcgaccgcatttgggtcttcacgatggtgacgcaacacgc encodes:
- the LOC131026828 gene encoding uncharacterized protein LOC131026828, giving the protein MATVFCTFSKAISSVPAVRSWASLDQQWIHPEPIARRYGKSVCTNAYKCSKIKTNASTKIRSSPSSNNFNRPVAAANPTIPVSKSFYNSLDYFIPQFVSFIQAKRELIETAKKNKRYRPFSEEWTESFYHMKGQHTRATCFSQDQIPTLLKNIVNSDCRRDFVLYKDIPTVVLISDFEQNFGIKESLEAEHLEYEPIPLSHDASLPKGYQSVLLEEDESLPRGYHIILDSPFLRIFSHVTVRELFQSWRLDPQEQEKQVKAMYRRNKWPFTEKVE